In a genomic window of Streptococcus oralis subsp. tigurinus:
- the rpoB gene encoding DNA-directed RNA polymerase subunit beta has translation MAGHDVQYGKHRTRRSFSRIKEVLDLPNLIEIQTDSFKDFLDHGLKEVFEDVLPISNFTDTMELEFVGYEIKEPKYTLEEARIHDASYSAPIFVTFRLINKETGEIKTQEVFFGDFPIMTEMGTFIINGGERIIVSQLVRSPGVYFNDKVDKNGKVGYGSTVIPNRGAWLELESDSKDIAYTRIDRTRKIPFTTLVRALGFSGDDEIFDIFGDSELVRNTVEKDIHKNPMDSRTDEALKEIYERLRPGEPKTAESSRSLLVARFFDPRRYDLAAVGRYKINKKLNVKTRLLNQTIAEPLVDPETGEILVEAGTVMTRSVIESIESHLDGDLNKIVYIPNDAAVLTEPVVLQKFKVVAPTDPDRVVTIIGNANPDDKVRVVTPADILAEMSYFLNLAEGIGRVDDIDHLGNRRIRAVGELLANQVRLGLSRMERNVRERMSVQDNEVLTPQQIINIRPVTAAVKEFFGSSQLSQFMDQHNPLSELSHKRRLSALGPGGLTRDRAGYEVRDVHYTHYGRMCPIETPEGPNIGLINNLSSYGHLNKYGFVQTPYRKVDRETGVVTNEIVWLTADEEDEFTVAQANSKLNEDGTFAEKVVMGRHQGVNQEYPAEVVDYMDVSPKQVVAVATACIPFLENDDSNRALMGANMQRQAVPLIDPKAPYVGTGMEYQAAHDSGAAVIAQHDGKVTYADADKVEVRREDGSLDVYHVQKFRRSNSGTAYNQRTLVKVGDIVEKGDFIADGPSMEKGEMALGQNPIVAYMTWEGYNFEDAVIMSERLVKDDVYTSVHLEEYESETRDTKLGPEEITREIPNVGEDALKNLDEMGIIRIGAEVKEGDILVGKVTPKGEKDLSAEERLLHAIFGDKSREVRDTSLRVPHGADGVVRDVKIFTRANGDELQSGVNMLVRVYIAQKRKIKVGDKMAGRHGNKGVVSRIVPVEDMPYLPDGTPVDIMLNPLGVPSRMNIGQVMELHLGMAARTLGIHIATPVFDGASSEDLWDTVKEAGMDSDAKTILYDGRTGEPFDNRVSVGVMYMIKLHHMVDDKLHARSVGPYSTVTQQPLGGKAQFGGQRFGEMEVWALEAYGASNVLQEILTYKSDDINGRLRAYEAITKGKPIPKPGVPESFRVLVKELQSLGLDMRVLDEDDQEVELRDLDEGMDEDVIHVDDLEKAREKAAQEAKAAFEAEEAEKATKAEATEETAEQE, from the coding sequence TTGGCAGGACATGACGTTCAATACGGGAAACATCGTACCCGTCGTAGTTTTTCAAGAATCAAAGAAGTTCTTGACTTACCAAATTTGATTGAAATTCAAACGGATTCATTCAAAGATTTCCTAGATCACGGTCTTAAGGAAGTATTTGAAGATGTATTGCCAATTTCAAACTTCACAGACACAATGGAGTTGGAATTTGTTGGATATGAAATCAAGGAACCAAAATACACGCTAGAAGAAGCTCGTATCCACGATGCTAGCTACTCAGCACCAATTTTTGTAACCTTCCGCTTGATTAATAAAGAAACAGGCGAAATCAAGACCCAAGAAGTCTTCTTTGGTGATTTCCCAATCATGACCGAAATGGGTACTTTCATCATCAATGGTGGTGAACGTATTATCGTTTCTCAGTTGGTCCGCTCACCAGGTGTTTACTTTAACGACAAAGTAGACAAGAACGGTAAAGTGGGATATGGTTCTACTGTTATCCCTAACCGTGGAGCTTGGTTGGAACTTGAAAGCGACTCAAAAGACATCGCTTATACTCGTATCGACCGTACTCGTAAGATTCCATTTACAACCTTGGTTCGTGCGCTTGGTTTCTCAGGTGATGATGAAATCTTTGATATCTTTGGTGATAGTGAATTGGTTCGAAACACCGTTGAAAAAGACATCCACAAGAATCCAATGGACTCTCGTACAGACGAAGCCTTGAAAGAAATCTACGAACGCCTTCGCCCAGGTGAGCCTAAGACGGCTGAAAGCTCACGTAGCTTACTTGTGGCTCGTTTCTTTGACCCACGTCGCTACGATTTGGCAGCAGTTGGTCGTTACAAGATCAATAAAAAACTCAACGTTAAAACACGCTTGCTCAACCAAACCATCGCTGAGCCATTGGTAGATCCTGAAACTGGTGAAATCTTGGTAGAAGCTGGTACCGTTATGACTCGTAGCGTGATTGAAAGTATCGAGAGTCACTTGGATGGAGACTTGAACAAGATCGTTTATATTCCAAACGATGCAGCTGTTTTGACAGAACCAGTTGTGCTTCAAAAATTCAAGGTTGTTGCTCCAACGGATCCAGACCGTGTTGTAACCATCATCGGAAATGCCAATCCAGACGACAAGGTTCGTGTTGTAACTCCTGCGGATATCCTTGCAGAGATGAGCTACTTCCTTAACTTGGCAGAAGGTATCGGACGTGTGGATGATATCGACCACCTTGGAAACCGTCGTATCCGTGCAGTTGGTGAATTGCTTGCCAACCAAGTACGTCTTGGACTTTCTCGTATGGAACGTAATGTCCGTGAACGCATGTCTGTTCAGGACAATGAAGTTTTAACACCACAACAAATTATCAACATCCGTCCTGTAACAGCTGCAGTTAAAGAATTCTTTGGTTCATCACAGTTGTCACAGTTCATGGACCAACACAACCCGCTTTCTGAGTTGTCTCACAAACGTCGTTTGTCAGCCTTAGGACCTGGTGGTTTGACACGTGACCGTGCAGGATATGAAGTACGTGACGTGCACTATACTCACTATGGTCGTATGTGTCCAATCGAGACACCTGAAGGACCTAACATCGGTTTGATCAATAACTTGTCATCTTACGGACACTTGAATAAGTATGGATTTGTTCAAACACCATACCGTAAGGTTGACCGTGAAACAGGTGTAGTCACAAACGAAATCGTTTGGTTGACAGCCGATGAAGAAGATGAATTTACTGTAGCGCAGGCTAATTCAAAATTGAACGAAGATGGTACTTTTGCTGAGAAAGTTGTCATGGGACGTCACCAAGGGGTCAACCAAGAGTATCCAGCAGAAGTGGTTGATTACATGGACGTGTCACCAAAACAGGTAGTTGCCGTTGCGACTGCATGTATTCCTTTCTTGGAAAACGATGACTCCAACCGTGCCCTCATGGGTGCCAACATGCAACGTCAGGCTGTGCCATTGATTGATCCAAAAGCACCTTACGTTGGTACTGGTATGGAATACCAAGCAGCTCACGACTCTGGAGCTGCGGTTATTGCTCAGCATGACGGTAAAGTTACCTACGCAGATGCGGACAAGGTAGAAGTTCGCCGTGAAGATGGTTCCCTAGATGTCTACCATGTTCAAAAATTCCGTCGTTCAAACTCAGGCACTGCCTACAACCAACGTACCCTTGTTAAAGTTGGGGACATCGTTGAAAAAGGCGACTTTATCGCTGACGGACCTTCTATGGAAAAAGGGGAAATGGCGCTTGGACAAAACCCAATCGTTGCCTACATGACTTGGGAAGGTTACAACTTCGAGGATGCCGTTATCATGAGCGAACGCTTGGTGAAAGACGATGTCTACACATCTGTCCACCTCGAAGAATACGAATCAGAAACGCGTGATACAAAGCTTGGGCCTGAAGAAATTACTCGTGAAATTCCAAACGTTGGAGAAGATGCCCTTAAAAACCTTGACGAAATGGGAATTATCCGTATTGGTGCCGAGGTTAAAGAAGGGGACATCCTTGTAGGTAAAGTCACACCTAAGGGTGAAAAGGACCTTTCAGCTGAAGAACGTCTCTTGCACGCTATCTTTGGAGACAAGTCTCGTGAAGTGCGTGATACTTCTCTTCGTGTACCACACGGTGCCGATGGTGTCGTTCGTGATGTCAAGATCTTTACACGTGCAAATGGAGATGAGTTGCAATCAGGCGTTAACATGCTAGTTCGCGTCTACATTGCTCAAAAACGTAAGATCAAGGTCGGAGATAAGATGGCCGGACGTCACGGAAACAAGGGGGTTGTCTCTCGTATCGTTCCTGTAGAAGACATGCCTTACCTTCCAGATGGAACTCCAGTCGATATCATGTTGAACCCACTTGGGGTGCCATCACGTATGAATATCGGTCAGGTTATGGAGCTCCACCTTGGTATGGCAGCACGTACTCTTGGTATCCACATCGCAACACCAGTCTTTGACGGAGCAAGTTCGGAAGACCTTTGGGACACTGTCAAAGAAGCAGGTATGGATAGCGATGCCAAGACTATCCTTTATGATGGACGTACTGGTGAACCATTTGACAACCGTGTATCAGTTGGTGTCATGTACATGATCAAACTCCACCACATGGTTGATGATAAATTGCATGCGCGTTCAGTCGGGCCTTACTCAACCGTTACTCAACAGCCACTTGGAGGTAAAGCTCAGTTTGGTGGACAACGTTTCGGTGAGATGGAGGTTTGGGCTCTTGAAGCCTACGGTGCGTCAAATGTTCTTCAAGAAATCTTGACTTACAAGTCTGACGATATTAACGGACGTTTGAGAGCTTATGAAGCTATCACAAAAGGAAAACCAATTCCAAAACCAGGTGTTCCAGAATCATTCCGAGTTCTTGTGAAAGAATTGCAATCTCTTGGTCTTGACATGCGTGTCCTTGACGAAGATGACCAAGAAGTGGAACTTCGCGACTTGGATGAAGGAATGGACGAAGATGTCATCCACGTAGATGACCTTGAAAAAGCCCGCGAAAAAGCAGCCCAAGAGGCTAAAGCAGCCTTTGAAGCTGAAGAAGCAGAGAAAGCAACAAAAGCGGAAGCAACAGAAGAAACTGCTGAACAAGAATAA
- the rpoC gene encoding DNA-directed RNA polymerase subunit beta': MVDVNRFKSMQITLASPSKVRSWSYGEVKKPETINYRTLKPEREGLFDEVIFGPTKDWECACGKYKRIRYRGIVCDRCGVEVTRTKVRRERMGHIELKAPVSHIWYFKGIPSRMGLTLDMSPRALEEVIYFAAYVVIDPKDTPLEHKSIMTEREYRERLREYGYGSFVAKMGAEAIQDLLKQVDLEKEIAELKEELKTATGQKRVKAIRRLDVLDAFYKSGNKPEWMVLNILPVIPPDLRPMLQLDGGRFASSDLNDLYRRVINRNNRLARLLELNAPGIIVQNEKRMLQEAVDALIDNGRRGRPITGPGSRPLKSLSHMLKGKQGRFRQNLLGKRVDFSGRSVIAVGPTLKMYQCGVPREMAIELFKPFVMREIVARDIVQNVKAAKRLVERGDERIWDILEEVIKEHPVLLNRAPTLHRLGIQAFEPVLIDGKALRLHPLVCEAYNADFDGDQMAIHVPLSEEAQAEARILMLAAEHILNPKDGKPVVTPSQDMVLGNYYLTMEEAGREGEGMVFKDRDEAVMAYRNGYVHLHSRVGIATDSLNKPWTEEQKHKVLLTTVGKILFNDIMPEGLPYLQEPNNANLTEGLPAKYFLPLGGDIKEAIRNLELNPPFKKKNLGNIIAEIFKRFRTTETSAFLDRLKNLGYHHSTLAGLTVGIADIPVVEDKAEIIEESHKRVEQITKQFRRGLITDDERYNAVTAEWRAAREKLEKRLVDNQDPKNPIVMMMDSGARGNISNFSQLAGMRGLMAAPNGRIMELPILSNFREGLSVLEMFFSTHGARKGMTDTALKTADSGYLTRRLVDVAQDVIIREDDCGTDRGLLIRSIAEGKEMIESLEERLNGRYTKKTVKHPETGEVIIGPNELITEDKAREIVNAGVEEVTIRSVFTCNTRHGVCRHCYGINLATGDAVEVGEAVGTIAAQSIGEPGTQLTMRTFHTGGVASNTDITQGLPRVQEIFEARNPKGEAVITEVKGQVTAIEEDASTRTKKVFVKGETGEGEYVVPFTARMRVEVGDQVSRGAALTEGSIQPKHLLAVRDVLSVETYLLGEVQKVYRSQGVEIGDKHIEVMVRQMIRKVRVMDPGDTDLLMGTLLDINDFTDANKDVLIAGGVPATGRPVLMGITKASLETNSFLSAASFQETTRVLTDAAIRGKKDHLLGLKENVIIGKIIPAGTGMARYRNLEPQAINDAEYLAPEQEEAELTPVDETVEIQSEETVE; encoded by the coding sequence GTGGTTGATGTAAATCGTTTTAAAAGTATGCAAATCACCCTAGCTTCTCCAAGCAAAGTCCGTTCATGGTCTTATGGAGAAGTCAAAAAACCTGAAACAATTAATTACCGTACGTTGAAACCAGAACGTGAAGGACTCTTTGACGAAGTCATCTTTGGTCCTACAAAAGACTGGGAATGTGCTTGTGGTAAGTATAAACGCATTCGTTACAGAGGGATTGTTTGTGACCGTTGTGGGGTTGAAGTAACGCGTACAAAAGTTCGTCGTGAGCGTATGGGACACATCGAGTTGAAAGCTCCTGTATCTCACATCTGGTATTTCAAGGGGATTCCAAGCCGTATGGGGTTGACCCTTGATATGAGCCCTCGTGCCCTCGAGGAAGTGATCTACTTTGCGGCTTATGTGGTGATTGATCCTAAGGATACACCACTTGAGCACAAGTCTATCATGACAGAGCGCGAATACCGTGAGCGCTTGCGTGAATATGGTTATGGATCATTCGTTGCCAAGATGGGTGCCGAAGCCATCCAAGACCTTTTGAAACAAGTAGATCTTGAAAAAGAAATTGCTGAACTCAAAGAAGAGTTGAAAACAGCTACTGGACAAAAACGTGTCAAAGCCATCCGTCGTTTGGATGTTTTGGATGCCTTTTACAAGTCTGGAAACAAACCTGAATGGATGGTTCTCAACATCCTTCCAGTTATTCCACCAGATCTTCGTCCAATGTTGCAGTTGGATGGTGGCCGTTTTGCCTCATCTGACTTGAACGACCTTTACCGCCGTGTTATCAACCGTAACAACCGTTTGGCTCGTTTGCTTGAGTTGAATGCACCAGGTATCATCGTTCAGAATGAGAAGCGTATGCTTCAAGAAGCGGTTGATGCTTTGATTGACAATGGTCGTCGTGGTCGTCCGATCACAGGACCAGGTAGCCGTCCATTGAAATCATTGAGCCACATGCTTAAAGGGAAACAAGGACGCTTCCGTCAAAACTTGCTCGGTAAACGTGTTGACTTCTCAGGACGTTCCGTTATCGCCGTTGGTCCAACTCTTAAGATGTACCAATGTGGTGTGCCACGTGAAATGGCTATTGAGCTCTTTAAACCATTCGTCATGCGTGAAATCGTCGCTCGTGATATCGTGCAAAACGTCAAAGCAGCTAAACGCTTGGTGGAACGCGGAGACGAACGTATCTGGGATATCCTTGAAGAAGTAATCAAAGAACACCCAGTGCTTTTGAACCGCGCACCGACCCTTCACCGTTTGGGTATCCAAGCTTTCGAGCCAGTCTTGATTGATGGTAAGGCCCTCCGCTTGCACCCACTTGTCTGTGAAGCCTACAATGCCGACTTTGACGGGGACCAAATGGCCATCCACGTACCGCTTTCAGAAGAAGCTCAAGCAGAAGCTCGTATCTTGATGCTTGCTGCTGAGCACATCTTGAATCCGAAAGATGGTAAACCAGTTGTTACTCCATCTCAGGATATGGTTTTGGGGAACTACTACTTGACCATGGAAGAAGCTGGTCGTGAAGGTGAAGGAATGGTTTTCAAAGACCGTGATGAAGCTGTTATGGCTTACCGTAATGGTTATGTTCACCTCCACTCACGTGTTGGTATCGCGACAGACAGCCTCAACAAACCATGGACAGAAGAGCAAAAACACAAGGTCTTGCTGACAACAGTTGGTAAAATCCTCTTCAACGACATCATGCCAGAGGGTCTGCCTTACTTGCAAGAACCGAATAATGCGAACTTGACAGAAGGACTCCCAGCTAAGTACTTCTTGCCACTAGGTGGCGATATCAAGGAAGCAATTCGCAACCTTGAACTCAATCCTCCATTCAAGAAGAAAAACCTTGGAAATATCATCGCTGAGATTTTCAAACGTTTCCGTACAACAGAAACCTCTGCATTCTTGGACCGATTGAAAAACTTAGGTTACCATCATTCAACACTTGCTGGATTGACAGTGGGGATTGCTGATATCCCAGTGGTTGAAGACAAGGCTGAAATCATCGAAGAATCTCATAAGCGTGTAGAGCAAATCACAAAACAGTTCCGTCGTGGTTTGATCACTGATGATGAACGTTACAATGCCGTTACAGCTGAATGGCGTGCAGCTCGTGAGAAATTGGAAAAACGCTTGGTCGACAACCAAGATCCGAAGAATCCAATCGTTATGATGATGGACTCAGGAGCCCGTGGTAACATCTCGAACTTCTCACAACTTGCCGGTATGCGTGGTCTGATGGCCGCTCCGAACGGACGTATCATGGAATTGCCAATCCTTTCAAACTTCCGCGAAGGTTTGTCAGTACTCGAAATGTTCTTCTCAACTCACGGTGCCCGTAAAGGTATGACCGATACGGCCCTTAAGACAGCCGACTCAGGTTATCTTACTCGTCGTTTGGTCGACGTTGCCCAAGATGTTATCATCCGTGAGGACGACTGTGGAACAGACCGTGGTCTCTTAATCCGCTCTATCGCAGAAGGAAAAGAGATGATCGAGTCACTCGAAGAACGTCTCAACGGTCGTTACACGAAGAAAACTGTTAAACACCCAGAAACTGGCGAAGTTATCATTGGTCCAAATGAGTTAATCACAGAAGACAAGGCGCGCGAGATTGTCAATGCTGGTGTGGAAGAGGTGACTATCCGTTCCGTATTTACATGTAACACTCGTCATGGAGTCTGCCGTCACTGTTACGGTATCAACTTGGCGACTGGTGATGCGGTTGAAGTTGGGGAAGCAGTTGGTACAATCGCTGCCCAATCTATCGGGGAACCTGGGACACAGCTTACCATGCGTACTTTCCACACGGGTGGGGTTGCCTCAAATACCGATATCACTCAAGGTCTTCCTCGTGTCCAAGAAATCTTTGAAGCCCGCAATCCAAAAGGGGAAGCGGTTATTACAGAGGTCAAAGGACAAGTTACAGCCATCGAAGAAGACGCGTCAACTCGTACGAAGAAAGTCTTTGTTAAGGGTGAAACTGGCGAAGGAGAATATGTCGTTCCATTTACAGCACGTATGCGTGTTGAAGTTGGAGACCAAGTTTCTCGTGGTGCAGCATTGACAGAGGGTTCTATCCAACCAAAACATCTCCTTGCTGTTCGTGATGTCTTGTCAGTTGAAACTTACCTTCTCGGTGAAGTCCAAAAAGTTTACCGTAGCCAAGGGGTAGAAATCGGTGACAAACACATCGAGGTTATGGTTCGTCAAATGATCCGTAAAGTCCGTGTCATGGATCCAGGTGATACAGATCTTCTCATGGGTACCCTTTTAGACATCAACGATTTTACAGATGCGAACAAAGATGTCCTTATCGCCGGTGGAGTCCCAGCGACAGGTCGCCCAGTCCTTATGGGAATCACCAAAGCCTCGCTTGAGACAAACAGTTTCTTGTCAGCGGCTTCCTTCCAGGAAACAACTCGTGTCCTTACAGATGCAGCCATCCGTGGTAAGAAAGACCATCTCCTTGGACTTAAGGAAAATGTTATCATCGGTAAGATCATCCCAGCAGGTACTGGTATGGCTCGCTA